Below is a window of Edaphobacter dinghuensis DNA.
CACCTGGAAGAAGAAGTATCCCAGAAAGAACAGCGAACCCAGCAGCGCAGTCTGCGAGTCGGTGATGTGCAACGTCGCGGCCAGTCCCGCTGCTGCGCCGAAGCCATAGTTGGCGCGATCCAGATAGGCAAGGCTGTAGGTCACAAAGACCGCGGGCAGAAGCAGCAGCCAGCGCCTGCGCAGGTTGGCGGTCACTTCTTCGGCAGAGGTCTGGTTCACAGAGGAGGGCTCCGGGTTCTTCAGAAAGCATAGTATCGCTCTTGCGGCTGTGCTGGCTCGCTACTGCAACGATGCAGACGAATGCACTCGGCCACACGACGATTTGATTGACTCGCACAGGCAGTCCTCCTATAGTGGGTGCCAAGTCGTCTCACGTGCCGGCCCCCTTTATCTTTCCTCCCCTCATTTCACGGTGAGACATTACGGGAATGTTTTGAGAGAAAGAGGAGTCAGCCATGAAAGCTTTTTATTGTCTGGTTTTAATCGCGTTGGTCTTTGGGTGCATGGGGCAGGCTAAAGCAGATCCCGTGGACTTCCACATCAGGGTTCTCGATCCGCCGCCTCCTGCGAACCCCTCTTATCCGCTCTACCTCATCTCCGCAACCTCGTTCGATGTCTCCTTCACTCCCTGCCTTACAGGCGAGCTGCCATCGGGAATGACGGCTGACGGATGCTTCGCGGCGCGCAACATCTCGGGGTTGGATTGGGTCGGCCTGGACTTTTCCTTCCCGTCCGGCGGCGTGTTGACCGGGCAGACCGCGAGCTGCGCGCCTGCGCCCTCCGACAACATCTTCAGTGCGACCGACTGTCCGCTCGATCCTGCGAACGGCGCGTTCGATCTGGGTTTCTCGGAGGGAGTCATTCACAACGGCGACTACTTCTTCATCACCGAAGATGGCGTCGTTCCGCCGGAAGATTTTCCGACCGGTTCGGTAACAGCAACAGTGCTGACGCCGGAACCGGAGCCGATGGTGTTGCTCTCGACTGGTGTCCTGCTCTTCGGTTGCCTGCTCTACGCGGAACGGCTGCGCGTGTTGCGCGCCTCTCCGCTCTGCTGAGTTGTCTGTATCTGTGTTTGCTTTCAGGATGACTGCCTATGCATCGCTTCTGGCTATGCCTCTTGTTGTTGCTGTCATCGGGCGGCCAGCTTGTCGCGGCACAAAGCAGCGCTGTTGGCATGCAGGTCACGCTGGGCAATGCAGCGGTAGAGCTCTCCGGCCCGTGGAAGTTTCACACCGGAGATAACATGGCCTGGGCCCAGCCGGATTTCGATGACTCCGGCTGGACCGAGATGGATCTGACGCCGCCGCCCGGCACGGCGGACGCCACCCTGGGTAGCAGCGGATACATCCCCGGCTGGACCGATCGCGGCTTTGCGGGCTACTCCGGCTACGCATGGTATCGGCTGACTATTAATGTCGAGGGAGCCGACGATCCCTTGGCGCTCAAGATGCCCGACAATGCCGATGACGCCTACCAGGTATACGTCGACGGTGACCTGATCGGGACCTTCGGCAAGTTCACATCCCATGGCGTCACAGCCTATAGCACGCTCCCGCGCGCCTTTCGTCTTCCGCGCGAGCTTCGCAGCGGCCGCATGACGATTGCGATCCGCATGTGGATGGATAGCGCCACTCCCTTCAACAGCCCGGACGCGGGCGGCCTGCACGAGCCTCCCGTGTTGGGGCGCGCCTCGGCGATTGCGGCGCAGATTCGCCTGGATTGGGACGACGTCGCCCACGGCGTAGGCACCGGCTTTCTCGAGATGCTGATCCTCCTGCTGGCCTTGATCGTGGCCATGAGCCTCTTCTGGCTCGACCGCACCGAGGCAGCCTATCTCTGGCTGGGATTGGTCTCACTGATCACTCTGATCGGCAACGCCATCGTCCTGCTCGTCAACTTCACCGCCCTGATCGGCCAATCCCCTAGTGTCATTCTGATCGACGATGTTCTGACGCCTGTGCGTATCGGCCTGTGGGTCATCTTCTGGGGCTACTGGTTTCGTATCGCCCCCATCGGCAGGCTGCATCGAGAGGTGTGGGGGTTGGTGTTTCTGCTGGCAGCAGGAACTGCATTGCTGCGCCCGCCGCTCTATGGCCAGGTCGTTCCAGTCGATGCGGCAACATATCTGGTGCCGTTCCTTCTTGTGGTGAAATTGGCTCTTGCGGCCCTGTTGTTCTGGGTGACGTATCAGGGCATTCGCAGGCACGAGGCCGAGGGATGGCTGGCGCTACCCGCCGTGCTGCTGGCCGCGATCTCGCAGTACCAGCACGAGCTGCGTCTGATCCACATCCCCACCGCGTTCTCTCTCTTCGGCTTCCAGATCTCGCTCGGCACCGTCTCCACCATGATTTCTCTGCTGCTGGTCACGGTGATGCTGTCGCGGCGCTTTCTGCACTCCCAGCGCAGGCAGGAGCAATGGCGGCTCGAGATCAAGCAGGCGCAGCATGTGCAGCAGGTACTGATCCCCGAGAACCCTCCGATCATCGCCGGGTTAAGCATCGAGAGCGAGTACCGTCCGGCGCGCGAGGTCGGCGGCGACTTCTTCCAGATCATCCCCGGCGAGCACGACGGCAGCGTGCTGATCGTCGTGGGCGACGTAACCGGCAAAGGCTTGCAGGCAGGGATGCTGGTGGCGCTGATCGTCGGCGCAATCCGTTCTACCGTGCAGCACAGCTCCGACCCGTTGACCATTCTGAACTCTCTCAATGCAGAGCTGTGCGAGCGCGAGCACGCCAGCGCGACCTGCCTCGTGTTGCGAATCACAGCCGACGGCATGGTGACGCTGGCCAACGCAGGCCACCTGCCGCCCTACCTCAATGGAGAGGGGATGCCGATGGAAGGCGCGCTTCCGCTGGGCATGATGGCCGACACTGAATTTCCCGTGATGTACTTCCGTTTGAAGGCCGACGACACGTTGATGCTGATGTCAGACGGAATCGCAGAGGCGCAGAACGAGCATGGGCTTCTCTTCGGATTCGAGCGCATCGACCACATGTTGAGCCATCCCATCACCGCTGCAGAACTGGCTGCCGCCGCACAGGACTTCGGGCAGGAGGACGACATTCTGGTGTTGAGGATCGAGCGCAGCAGCGAGCCGAAGACGGTCTCGCATGTAGAGCCGGTCATGGCCGAGACCTGAGCCGTTGCAACGATGAGATTGTCGGCGAACAACGCACGTTCCCTCGACCGGAGCCCACTCACCTCTCCGCACACGTCATCTCGACCGGAGGCGGCGTTTTTGCCGCCGCAGCGGAGAGACCCCTGTATTTGTTCTTTGTCGGACCAGCGAAATCAGACCTTGCGACAACACGTCACGCCGTAAACGCAGCACACGCCGTCTGCTCGTCCGAATAAAGGCTGGTGTATTTTGTGATGCCCACCATGGTAAAGACCTTCTGAAAGTGCGGCGTGAGACCGAAGGTCTTGATGGTTTGACCATGCTTGCTGGCCGCAATCATTAATTGAATGACGAGAGCGATGCCGCTCGAGTTCAGATACTCAACCTTTGAGAAGTCGAGCAGGATGCGCCGTGCATCTTGCCCCAGCGTCTCGTATGTTCCCAGCACCGCGGCCTGCGAGGCGCTGGTAATGTCGCCTGCAAAGCGGAGCACCGTGATGGGAGCGCCTGCTCCGCACTGCACCTCGTCCAGTTTCACCTGCGTGCTTTTTTCCTGCATGGCGGTAGTTCCTTTCGGCTCTAGTCGTGTGTGTGATGAAGACGGATGACCATGCGCGCATAGCTTCCGGTCGGCGGCGAACTGACCCACTCCGCCTCGTCGACCAGGGCCTGAATCAAAAACATGCCCATGCCGCGCGCCTTCTCTTCCTCATGCATCTTCCTGTCGATGTCGGGGGCGGTTCCATGGCCCTGCGTGCCTGCGCCTGTGTCGACCACCTTGACCTCGAGCGAGTCGTCGTTCATCGACAGGATGACCCCGACGCTGAGAGACTCGTCAAATTTATTTCCATGCTCCATCGCATTGATGCAGGCCTCGGCCACAGCGGTCTTCAGGTCTTCAACGCGCTCGTCGGTAAAGCCCATCATCCGGGCCGTGCTCGCGGCGGTATTCATGGCTATCTTTTCGTAGCCCAGCCGCGACGGAATGTGAAGTTCGATGATGCCCGGATTGTTGTCTGTCATTGGCAATCTCCGTAATGAGGATTTTTCGACAGTACAAGTGCGGTCATGTCATCGGATTGCTCCTGCCCCTCGGAGAACTGCTCCAGGGTGCTCCACAACGAAGCCAGCGTTGCCTCCGAGGTGAGCGCTTTGCAATTGCGAAAAGCCTGAAAAAGGCGAGCCTCGCCAAACTCCTCTTCGCCGCGAAAGACCTCGGTCATTCCGTCTGTGTAGACTAGCAGCCTCGCCCCTCCGACCAGCGCATATTTTTCGGACTCGTAGGTGGAGAAGGGAAGCATTCCGATCGGTGTCCCCGACGCCGCGATCTTGTGCGGCCTGTGGTCTTCCATGATCAAAAACGCCGGATTGTGCCCCGCATTGACCATCTCGATCATGTTATTGCCGGGGCTAAGCCGAAGCAGAAAAGCCGTGACATAGCGGCGGCGAGACTCCGCGCCTTCGTTGTAGTGCAGCAGGTTCATCCGAGTCGCAATCTCGACCAGCGAAAGGTCGGCCTGCAACATGGCCCGAAACGCCGAACGGAACGACATGCCGACCAGGGCAGATGTCAGCCCTTTGCCCGCAACGTCCCCCACCACAATAGCGATGTCGCCCGAGGGCATCGCGACGATATCGAGATAGTCGCCGCCGACCTCGTAGCAGGTGACGGAGCGCGCCGCCAGCGTATAGCCGGGAACCCGCGGCATCTCTTGCGGAAGCAGGCTCTGCTGCACCAGCCGCGCCGATGCAAGGTCGCTCTCGATGCGCTGCCACTCGATGGTGCGCTCATGGAACCGCGCATTTTCGATGGCCACTGAGGCCTGCATCGAAAGCGCCTCAAGAAAGTCGATCTCGTCCAGATCGAGCGTGCGGCCTTCAGGCAGCAGAACTACAAGGTCTGCGAAACGGTTCTTCTGTTTATCGCAGAGCGGGAACCGCAGCCACGGATCGCCAGCCATTACGGAGGTAACTTCGTTTGCGCTGAAAGACTCTTTCAGATTGGACGGAACATCGCCATAAGTCTGCTCGAACGCCGTAAAGAACGCCCCGGCCAGCTCCAGCTCGCGCACGACGATCTCGAGCACAATGCGCAACACCTCGTCCAGCTTGATGGTCGAGTGGATCTGGCGGCTTGCCTCGAGTAGCGCTTGCAGGCGAACGACCTGCTGTTGCGCCAAAAGTGTTTCAGCGAACTCCATTCGAGATACCTGTCACGACAGGGCCCGTTGTCGGGATGAGTATATGCGAAAGTAGCAATGGAAGAAGAGAGATTTATAACCACATCATCTCGGCTGTAACCTCACTTCTCCATGTCTCGAACAAAGACTCACACCTGCCCTGACTGCACGCATCTCGACCGAAGGCGGCGCCTTTTGCCGCCGTAGGGGAGAGACCCCTGTATTTCCCCAGTCATTCTCGCCACTATTGTTAGACTCACCCACAAAACGCATCAGGCCGGTTCTTATAAAAACTTAACTCCTGTAAGCTTCTCGCACGCATCCCACAGCCGCGCCGCCGCCGTTGCATCGCTTGCCTGCGGTGCTATCTTCGCCGGTCCAATCTCGTCGCCGCACATCTCCTGAAATCCCTGCGGGCCATAGTAGCCGCCGCCCGTCACTGCGGACGCTGTCGCCGCATACAGCGTCGGCAGCGCGCCCTCCGCCTCAGTGTTGAGAAACGCACCGATCAGATGCCCCAGCACTTTGCGCGCAGCGTTCTCCGCGGCTGAGCGCTGCCCAGTCTGAAACAGATTGGTATTCGCCACACCCGGATGCGCCGCAACGCTCAGAATGTTTGAGCCTGCGGCACGCAGACGGCGATCCATCTCCAGCGCAAGCATCAGGTTCGCCAGCTTCGATTGCTGGTAGCTCTTCATCGGGCCATAGTTCTGCTTATATTGCAGATCGTCGAAGTTCAGCCGCCCGCGCTTGTGCGCGATCGACGCAATCGTAACAATGCGTGGCATCTCGGAAGACCTCTCCGCAGCCTGCCGCAGCGCCGGAAGCA
It encodes the following:
- a CDS encoding PP2C family protein-serine/threonine phosphatase — encoded protein: MHRFWLCLLLLLSSGGQLVAAQSSAVGMQVTLGNAAVELSGPWKFHTGDNMAWAQPDFDDSGWTEMDLTPPPGTADATLGSSGYIPGWTDRGFAGYSGYAWYRLTINVEGADDPLALKMPDNADDAYQVYVDGDLIGTFGKFTSHGVTAYSTLPRAFRLPRELRSGRMTIAIRMWMDSATPFNSPDAGGLHEPPVLGRASAIAAQIRLDWDDVAHGVGTGFLEMLILLLALIVAMSLFWLDRTEAAYLWLGLVSLITLIGNAIVLLVNFTALIGQSPSVILIDDVLTPVRIGLWVIFWGYWFRIAPIGRLHREVWGLVFLLAAGTALLRPPLYGQVVPVDAATYLVPFLLVVKLALAALLFWVTYQGIRRHEAEGWLALPAVLLAAISQYQHELRLIHIPTAFSLFGFQISLGTVSTMISLLLVTVMLSRRFLHSQRRQEQWRLEIKQAQHVQQVLIPENPPIIAGLSIESEYRPAREVGGDFFQIIPGEHDGSVLIVVGDVTGKGLQAGMLVALIVGAIRSTVQHSSDPLTILNSLNAELCEREHASATCLVLRITADGMVTLANAGHLPPYLNGEGMPMEGALPLGMMADTEFPVMYFRLKADDTLMLMSDGIAEAQNEHGLLFGFERIDHMLSHPITAAELAAAAQDFGQEDDILVLRIERSSEPKTVSHVEPVMAET
- a CDS encoding STAS domain-containing protein, whose protein sequence is MQEKSTQVKLDEVQCGAGAPITVLRFAGDITSASQAAVLGTYETLGQDARRILLDFSKVEYLNSSGIALVIQLMIAASKHGQTIKTFGLTPHFQKVFTMVGITKYTSLYSDEQTACAAFTA
- a CDS encoding ATP-binding protein, encoding MTDNNPGIIELHIPSRLGYEKIAMNTAASTARMMGFTDERVEDLKTAVAEACINAMEHGNKFDESLSVGVILSMNDDSLEVKVVDTGAGTQGHGTAPDIDRKMHEEEKARGMGMFLIQALVDEAEWVSSPPTGSYARMVIRLHHTHD
- a CDS encoding PP2C family protein-serine/threonine phosphatase, encoding MEFAETLLAQQQVVRLQALLEASRQIHSTIKLDEVLRIVLEIVVRELELAGAFFTAFEQTYGDVPSNLKESFSANEVTSVMAGDPWLRFPLCDKQKNRFADLVVLLPEGRTLDLDEIDFLEALSMQASVAIENARFHERTIEWQRIESDLASARLVQQSLLPQEMPRVPGYTLAARSVTCYEVGGDYLDIVAMPSGDIAIVVGDVAGKGLTSALVGMSFRSAFRAMLQADLSLVEIATRMNLLHYNEGAESRRRYVTAFLLRLSPGNNMIEMVNAGHNPAFLIMEDHRPHKIAASGTPIGMLPFSTYESEKYALVGGARLLVYTDGMTEVFRGEEEFGEARLFQAFRNCKALTSEATLASLWSTLEQFSEGQEQSDDMTALVLSKNPHYGDCQ
- a CDS encoding oxidoreductase, whose protein sequence is MVSTWTLADIPSQAGKRILITGANSGIGYYAAFTLARKGAHVIFACRDRRKGEAALARLDAEAPGTTTELAMLDLASLASVREFAARELDLGRPIDILINNAGVMAPPVRQQTADGFELQFATNVLGHFALTGLLLPALRQAAERSSEMPRIVTIASIAHKRGRLNFDDLQYKQNYGPMKSYQQSKLANLMLALEMDRRLRAAGSNILSVAAHPGVANTNLFQTGQRSAAENAARKVLGHLIGAFLNTEAEGALPTLYAATASAVTGGGYYGPQGFQEMCGDEIGPAKIAPQASDATAAARLWDACEKLTGVKFL